A genomic region of Candidatus Deferrimicrobium sp. contains the following coding sequences:
- a CDS encoding glycosyltransferase family 9 protein: MPDVRRILIVKLSAMGDVLHALPAVPYLRKTAPAAEIHWAVDTRFTELLEGNPGIAKVVSLPIGKWKGRPGSLATWREAIHAVGMLRGGKYDLAIDLQGNIKSGVVIYLSGAPLRYGFPRETARERPNLWFTNRHPPAVEQDRHVTQKILRVASAPFGGEFRLDDLKGEIPNTTEEIASAEQLLFDALPGVAPRLAVHPGTTWDTKRMDPAFWAEAVRLLRGKFPSMGTFLSWGTDREREECLAIRYLAGGGVSLLPRLGYKALAAVYRGCGHMIGPDTGPLHLAAVVGAKTVSVYRATDGNRNAPLGPDHRFLQAPFPCTACLRRECPRDAECRTALRAEEVAAAMAGLMGPG, from the coding sequence GTGCCTGACGTCCGCAGAATCCTGATCGTCAAGCTCTCCGCGATGGGGGACGTTTTGCACGCGCTCCCGGCGGTGCCGTACCTTCGCAAGACGGCGCCGGCGGCGGAGATCCACTGGGCCGTCGACACCCGGTTCACGGAGCTCCTCGAGGGGAACCCGGGAATCGCGAAGGTGGTTTCCCTTCCGATCGGAAAGTGGAAAGGGCGCCCCGGATCCCTCGCCACGTGGCGGGAGGCGATCCATGCCGTGGGCATGTTGCGCGGGGGGAAGTACGACCTTGCCATCGATCTCCAGGGGAACATCAAGAGCGGCGTGGTGATCTACCTTTCCGGCGCCCCGCTGCGATACGGTTTTCCCCGGGAGACCGCGAGGGAGCGGCCGAACCTCTGGTTCACGAACCGCCACCCGCCGGCGGTGGAACAGGACCGGCACGTCACACAGAAGATCCTGCGCGTGGCGAGCGCCCCGTTCGGCGGGGAGTTCCGACTCGATGACCTCAAGGGGGAGATTCCGAACACGACGGAGGAAATCGCGTCGGCCGAGCAGCTGCTGTTCGACGCTCTTCCCGGCGTGGCTCCCCGCCTGGCCGTGCACCCGGGCACGACCTGGGACACGAAGCGGATGGATCCGGCGTTCTGGGCCGAAGCGGTGCGGCTTCTCCGAGGGAAATTCCCGTCGATGGGGACATTCCTGTCCTGGGGAACCGACCGGGAGCGGGAGGAGTGCCTCGCGATCCGATACCTCGCCGGGGGGGGGGTGTCGCTCCTGCCTCGCCTCGGGTACAAGGCGTTGGCGGCGGTGTACCGGGGGTGCGGCCACATGATCGGCCCGGACACGGGGCCGTTGCACCTCGCGGCAGTGGTCGGAGCGAAGACCGTTTCGGTGTACCGGGCGACGGACGGGAACCGGAACGCCCCGCTCGGTCCGGATCACAGGTTCCTGCAGGCGCCGTTTCCCTGCACCGCGTGCCTGCGAAGGGAGTGCCCGCGGGACGCGGAGTGCCGCACCGCCCTCCGCGCGGAAGAAGTCGCCGCGGCGATGGCCGGGTTGATGGGGCCGGGATGA